The following coding sequences lie in one Bacteroidales bacterium genomic window:
- a CDS encoding polymer-forming cytoskeletal protein, translated as MGKNNIIESSPSINFLGNGTIIKGDIKSNGDYRIDGHLMGSINSKGKVVIGASGKVEGEIICQNADFSGIIKAKVVVHELLTLKAAAKLTGDIFVTKLAIEPGARFTGSCNMNDIPEDEDFELPAHHEEIKKREEAIR; from the coding sequence ATGGGGAAAAATAACATTATCGAAAGCTCACCATCCATCAACTTTCTGGGCAACGGAACCATCATAAAAGGCGACATAAAATCAAACGGCGACTACCGTATCGACGGGCATCTGATGGGCAGCATCAACAGCAAAGGCAAAGTGGTAATAGGCGCTTCAGGAAAAGTAGAGGGAGAAATCATTTGTCAGAATGCCGACTTCAGTGGCATAATAAAAGCCAAGGTGGTGGTGCACGAGTTGCTCACACTCAAGGCAGCGGCCAAGCTCACCGGCGACATCTTTGTGACCAAGCTTGCAATAGAACCCGGCGCTAGATTTACCGGCTCTTGCAACATGAACGACATCCCCGAAGACGAGGATTTTGAACTACCGGCACATCATGAAGAAATTAAAAAAAGAGAAGAAGCAATTCGATAA
- a CDS encoding MerR family transcriptional regulator: protein MTSATYTIKDLEQLTGIKAHTLRIWEKRYNIVTPNRSDTNIRYYTDHDVKKLLNISILNRAGIKISLLAKMSHNELVDNIVAICNKTTDAGSHIENLVVSMIDMNEAKFEKDLNKLIISQGFEDTFTRIIIPFFDKIGVLWQIGAVHPAQEHFMTNLIRQKMIVAIDGVIPTSTPAQLKTFLLYLPQNELHEIGLLFASYILQKAGHKVIYLGQMVPYEDLLKVAQSIPFQGLLTVITSGLSLHNVQDHINRLADDFGQKQILITGLQLKMNNLIIPPPVTVFDDMKTLKNLIQ from the coding sequence TTGACTTCTGCAACATACACTATCAAAGATCTGGAACAGCTTACCGGGATAAAAGCACATACGCTGCGCATCTGGGAAAAGCGTTACAATATCGTTACACCTAATCGTTCCGACACCAACATCCGCTATTATACCGACCACGACGTAAAGAAGCTCCTCAACATTTCGATACTTAACCGGGCCGGGATCAAGATTTCGTTGCTGGCCAAAATGTCGCACAATGAACTGGTAGATAATATCGTAGCCATCTGCAACAAAACCACCGATGCCGGAAGCCACATCGAAAATCTGGTGGTGTCGATGATCGACATGAACGAGGCAAAGTTTGAGAAAGATCTCAACAAGCTCATTATCAGCCAGGGGTTTGAAGATACTTTTACGCGGATTATCATTCCGTTTTTCGACAAAATAGGTGTCCTTTGGCAAATTGGCGCTGTACATCCTGCGCAAGAGCATTTTATGACCAACCTCATCCGGCAAAAAATGATCGTTGCCATTGACGGTGTGATTCCCACGTCAACTCCGGCGCAGCTCAAAACGTTCCTACTCTATCTTCCCCAAAACGAACTGCACGAAATAGGCCTGCTCTTCGCTTCCTACATTTTACAGAAAGCCGGACACAAAGTGATTTACCTCGGGCAGATGGTACCTTATGAAGATTTATTAAAAGTTGCCCAAAGTATTCCATTCCAAGGATTACTGACGGTAATTACCTCCGGACTTTCGCTGCATAATGTTCAGGATCATATCAATCGCCTGGCAGATGATTTCGGTCAAAAACAGATACTCATCACCGGATTGCAGCTCAAAATGAATAACCTGATCATTCCTCCTCCAGTTACCGTTTTTGATGATATGAAAACGCTAAAAAACCTGATCCAATAG
- a CDS encoding Bax inhibitor-1/YccA family protein: MFSNQNQNSLNYPSHAIDTVALSKTFLSNVFAWMFLGMMATAGTAWIFADNTSLMSLLVTETGMSVLGWVVIFAPLALVLLLSFGYQKLSSSTMVVIFVAYSILMGMSLSFIFLVYQIGSIATTFAITAGMFGGMALLGYTTRTDLTKFGSILIMALIGIIIATVVNVLILRSSMMDYVISLLGVLIFTGLTAYDVQKLKRIGSQVEQASEDGRKLTIMGALTLYLDFINLFLFLLRFLGNRK, from the coding sequence ATGTTTTCAAATCAAAACCAAAATTCGCTGAATTATCCCAGCCACGCCATCGACACGGTTGCCTTGAGCAAAACCTTTCTGTCGAATGTGTTTGCCTGGATGTTTCTGGGCATGATGGCCACGGCAGGCACTGCCTGGATTTTTGCCGACAACACTTCACTCATGTCGCTGCTGGTTACCGAAACCGGCATGTCCGTGCTGGGTTGGGTAGTAATTTTTGCTCCTCTTGCCCTTGTTTTACTACTCAGCTTTGGCTACCAAAAACTCTCTTCATCAACGATGGTCGTCATTTTTGTAGCCTACTCTATCCTGATGGGGATGAGCCTTAGTTTTATTTTCCTGGTTTATCAGATAGGCTCCATTGCTACCACTTTCGCCATCACTGCCGGAATGTTTGGCGGCATGGCATTGTTGGGCTACACCACCCGCACCGACCTTACAAAATTTGGTTCCATCCTCATCATGGCGCTCATCGGCATCATCATCGCTACGGTGGTAAACGTGCTCATTCTTCGCTCGTCGATGATGGATTACGTGATCAGTCTTTTGGGTGTTTTAATTTTTACAGGCCTGACCGCCTACGACGTACAAAAACTCAAGCGCATCGGCAGCCAGGTGGAACAAGCCTCCGAAGATGGCCGCAAACTCACCATTATGGGAGCTTTGACACTCTACCTCGATTTCATCAATTTATTTTTATTTTTGCTCCGTTTTTTAGGTAACAGAAAATAA
- a CDS encoding RNA polymerase sigma factor, with protein sequence MKPYSFTQELTSLQDNLHYFAKSLTQNEEEAKDLVQDTFLKALTYRDKFEENTNMKAWTYTILKNTFINNYRRKSRTTVISDNTNDNFFINSSKFIEEYSPEAQLSHKEIRKVVDNLAEEHRVPFQMHHNGYKYREIAEELDLSIGTVKSRIFFSRKKLMNKLEGHQ encoded by the coding sequence ATGAAACCATACTCATTTACTCAGGAACTTACGAGCTTACAAGATAATCTTCATTATTTCGCCAAGTCGCTCACGCAGAATGAAGAAGAAGCCAAGGATTTGGTTCAGGACACCTTTCTCAAAGCGCTGACATATCGTGATAAATTCGAAGAGAATACCAACATGAAAGCTTGGACGTACACCATTTTAAAAAACACATTCATCAACAACTACCGCCGCAAAAGCCGGACAACGGTAATATCAGATAATACCAACGACAACTTTTTTATCAACTCAAGTAAGTTTATCGAAGAGTACAGCCCGGAGGCACAGCTCTCGCACAAAGAAATTCGTAAGGTTGTCGATAATCTCGCGGAGGAGCACCGTGTTCCTTTCCAAATGCACCACAATGGCTACAAGTACCGCGAAATTGCTGAAGAACTCGACCTGTCAATCGGTACGGTAAAAAGCCGGATTTTCTTCAGCCGCAAAAAGCTGATGAACAAACTCGAAGGTCACCAATAG
- a CDS encoding sigma-70 family RNA polymerase sigma factor, with amino-acid sequence MKTEDQKFDQELTSLQPNLKYFANTLTQNEEDANDLVQETYLKALTYRDKFQANTNLKAWTYTIMKNTFINNYRRNSKVSMIVDNTADLYFLNSSNKSEEATPESTLSHKEVSNVVDSLQDEHRIPFKMHHAGFKYKEIAEHLDLSIGTVKSRIFFSRKKLIKALKDV; translated from the coding sequence ATGAAAACGGAAGATCAGAAATTTGACCAAGAACTCACGAGTCTCCAGCCTAATCTGAAGTATTTCGCCAACACCCTTACACAGAACGAAGAAGATGCCAACGATTTGGTTCAGGAGACGTACCTGAAAGCACTTACATATCGCGATAAGTTCCAGGCAAACACCAACCTGAAAGCATGGACTTACACGATTATGAAGAACACCTTTATTAATAATTATCGTCGCAACAGCAAGGTGAGCATGATTGTCGACAACACCGCCGACCTCTATTTTTTAAACTCCAGCAATAAATCAGAAGAAGCTACACCCGAATCAACACTTTCGCACAAAGAGGTGAGCAATGTAGTCGATTCGCTCCAGGACGAGCACCGAATTCCATTCAAGATGCATCACGCAGGTTTTAAATACAAGGAAATCGCTGAGCATCTCGATCTTTCAATAGGAACTGTAAAAAGCCGGATTTTCTTCAGCCGCAAAAAACTCATCAAAGCACTCAAAGACGTTTAA
- a CDS encoding AtpZ/AtpI family protein, translated as MKKLKKEKKQFDNFIKYSGIGMQMLIIIAAGVFGGYKLDKWLDNQFPILLIILSTLAMITAIYHAIKDFI; from the coding sequence ATGAAGAAATTAAAAAAAGAGAAGAAGCAATTCGATAATTTCATAAAATACTCGGGCATTGGCATGCAAATGCTGATAATCATTGCTGCCGGCGTATTTGGAGGCTACAAGCTCGACAAATGGCTGGACAACCAATTTCCCATTTTACTCATCATACTCTCCACACTTGCCATGATCACGGCCATCTATCACGCCATCAAAGACTTTATCTGA
- the folE gene encoding GTP cyclohydrolase I FolE, translating to MDLYNQATLDKLAHHYHEILKLIGENPDREGLLKTPQRVAKALQFLTHGYDLDPREILRSAMFAEDYRQMVLVKDIEIYSMCEHHMLPFFGKAHVAYIPNGHIVGLSKLPRVVDAFARRLQVQERLTTQIKEAIQDTLKPLGVAVVIEAQHMCMSMRGIQKQNSVTTTSDFTGAFLSEKTRAEFIHLIGSRLH from the coding sequence ATGGATTTGTACAACCAGGCCACCCTCGATAAACTGGCGCATCATTATCACGAGATATTAAAATTGATAGGTGAAAACCCCGACCGCGAAGGGCTTCTCAAGACGCCGCAGCGCGTAGCTAAAGCGTTGCAATTTCTTACACACGGCTATGACCTCGATCCGCGCGAAATATTGCGCTCGGCCATGTTTGCCGAAGACTACAGGCAGATGGTGCTGGTGAAAGACATTGAGATTTACTCAATGTGCGAACACCACATGCTACCATTTTTTGGCAAAGCGCACGTGGCCTACATCCCCAATGGTCACATTGTGGGGCTGAGCAAATTGCCCCGGGTGGTGGATGCTTTTGCCCGCCGGCTGCAAGTTCAGGAACGCCTAACCACGCAAATCAAAGAAGCTATCCAGGACACATTAAAGCCGCTGGGAGTGGCTGTGGTAATCGAAGCGCAGCATATGTGCATGTCGATGCGCGGCATTCAGAAACAAAATTCAGTAACCACTACTTCCGATTTCACCGGAGCTTTCCTGAGCGAGAAAACACGCGCCGAGTTTATCCATCTTATCGGATCGAGACTACATTAA
- the fabD gene encoding ACP S-malonyltransferase encodes MKAYVFPGQGAQFVGMGKDLYDNNSTAKDLFEKANKILGFRITDLMFDGTDDDLKQTNVTQPAIFLHSVILARMLKDDFKPDMVAGHSLGEFSALVANKSLSFEDGLRLVQKRAQAMQKACEAEPSTMAAILGLDDSEVERILKEVDEVVVPANYNSPGQLVISGSIAGIDQACEKLKNAGAKRALVLKVGGAFHSPLMEPARVELAQAIEATKFIRGICPIYQNVTAQPVNDPEIIKSNLIAQLTSPVRWTQIMKNMIADGAKTIIEVGPGTVLQGLFKKIDRNINASSATFSE; translated from the coding sequence ATGAAAGCATACGTTTTCCCTGGTCAGGGCGCCCAGTTTGTCGGAATGGGAAAAGATCTTTACGACAACAATTCCACAGCCAAAGATCTATTTGAGAAAGCCAACAAAATTCTTGGCTTTCGCATTACCGATCTTATGTTTGATGGTACCGACGACGACCTGAAACAAACCAACGTTACCCAGCCCGCCATCTTCCTGCACTCCGTTATCCTGGCACGCATGCTCAAGGACGACTTTAAACCCGACATGGTAGCCGGCCACTCACTGGGCGAATTTTCGGCGCTGGTTGCCAACAAGTCCCTCTCATTTGAAGACGGGCTGCGTCTGGTGCAAAAACGTGCACAGGCTATGCAAAAAGCCTGCGAGGCAGAGCCTTCAACCATGGCAGCTATACTGGGTCTCGACGATAGCGAAGTAGAAAGGATTTTGAAAGAGGTAGACGAAGTGGTGGTTCCAGCTAACTACAATAGCCCGGGTCAGTTGGTAATTTCCGGATCGATTGCTGGTATTGACCAGGCTTGCGAAAAACTGAAAAACGCAGGAGCCAAACGAGCTTTGGTACTCAAAGTGGGCGGAGCATTTCACTCGCCACTCATGGAGCCGGCACGTGTGGAACTTGCACAAGCTATCGAAGCAACAAAATTTATCCGAGGTATATGCCCTATTTACCAAAACGTTACGGCACAGCCTGTAAACGATCCTGAAATCATCAAATCCAACCTAATAGCACAGCTTACTTCTCCGGTACGCTGGACACAGATTATGAAAAACATGATAGCCGATGGCGCCAAAACCATTATTGAAGTTGGACCCGGCACAGTGCTTCAGGGACTTTTCAAAAAAATAGACCGCAACATCAACGCGAGCAGTGCTACTTTCAGCGAGTGA